CGTACTTTCTTTAATCGTGCTTTTATTAACTAAGCTTGTTAGTTGCTTTTTTAGCTTGTTATTCTTGGGAGCATGCAGTTAGTGCATAGCTGTGGTAGTGTTTAGGTTTAGGCAAATCGCAATTTACCTGAGAGATCAAGAATTGAGAAAGAGGTGAACAAGTTCacatcacagagagagagagagagagagagagagagagagagagagagagagagagagagagagagagagagagagagagcctggATCATGTGGAGgggagttctaaaaaataatgtagaaaataaaatatttttatggggTTCAAAAGTTATCGTGGCTTCCTGGAAACTCCCAAGGTTCTCTGTATATGTAGCTAGTTTGTGTTCATGAAGTCGAGAGAAAGTCATCATAAAGCAATGATTTTTTAGTATATAATCCTTTCAGATGAGAATAATGAGctaataaatttacaattaattatacgttgtaaaaggcttctttTGAAACTTATCTAATCTACATGTTCGGAGTAATCATTATAACATCACAGACGTACAGATGGccggaaaaagaaagaaaaaaaacttgcGTTGACCTTCCTGAGGAATTTCTCAATAAATATTCCCGATCAGCTAATTAGcatgcacatatatatttttgatttcTATATTCTGGATCAGTTTGTTGATTTCGTAAAATTTTTGCTTCcgttttttattcatattctaattatataCTATGATCTGCTTCCTATTTCTATTAATaagtctttcttttctctctgttcttgatcttcttcttcttcttcttcttaattttttgGCACTCCAGAGAGCTGTAGTTTTTTTAGCTGAAGCTGTAAATTATAGAAAGTAAGTAGAAATGATTTAACGAAATGGAAATTTAGGGCACAAGTGGTGGGTTGGCCACCAGTCCGATCATTCAGAAAGAATATGCTAGCTGTCCAAAAGGGCAGCACCGAAGAGAGTGACAACAAGGCGAGTGGCAATGCTGCCTTTGTGAAGGTTAGCGTGGATGGTGCACCTTATCTTCGTAAGGTAGACTTAAAGACGTACCAAAGTTACCAAGAGCTCTCGGATGCCTTAGGAAAAATGTTCAGCTCCTTCACTATAGGTAAAAACTTGGTATATATCAGTTCTTTcgttttttttgttattaaagTGCCCGATTTGTTAATATGGTTCTTCAATATTGATCAAAACTGGTAATTGTGGATCCCAAGGAATGAAGGATTTCATGAATGAGAGCAAGTTGATGGATGTTTTGAACAGCTCTGATTACGTTCCAACGTATGAGGACAAGGTCGGTGACTGGATGCTCGTTGGTGATGTCCCATGGGAGTAGGTTCTTCGTGATCCCTCACAAACACTactaaaaaatatagttatatccGACAAATCTATATTCAAAACATCATCATCTggcttaattatttatttttactttcttaatttttaCCTCAAATTACCATATATGCGCAGGATGTTTGTTGATACATGCAAGCGTTTGCGCATCATGAAGGGAAAGGAGGCGATTGGACTCGGTTAGAATcttcaaaaactaaaaataataatattggttttatctTTCCAAATCCTGATTTGTCGACGAAACTGTTTCTTGGATTTCAGCGCCAAGAGCCATGGAGAAATGCAGCAACAGAAGCTAAACTAGTAAGCTCCACAACGGCCTGCTCCTTTGATCTGGTCGCAAAGATCATAAGTGCAAATTAAAACCAAATCAACGGTACCCAAAAGCGCGCAGATGGATTGAGCAGGATGCATGGGGAGTGATGTTTTCTGAATAGtttgatatataattaagtattaGTGTGAGATTTGATGATctatatttattcatatatttaagTATATGTCGTGGACAAAAACCATAACAGCTAGCTCTTATATATGTTCCAAGAGAGTACTTGACCTTGTCTTGCTTGTTTGGTTTCAAATTTACGTGGCTTGCTTGTTTAATTTATAGCAGTGCAAGTGTAATAATGTACGGCATGCTTGAAAcagttatatttttatataatatgtctGCTCTTTTATTAATTCCT
The genomic region above belongs to Carya illinoinensis cultivar Pawnee chromosome 4, C.illinoinensisPawnee_v1, whole genome shotgun sequence and contains:
- the LOC122306715 gene encoding auxin-induced protein AUX28-like, with amino-acid sequence MEIGSEEEKMGFEETELRLGLPGNGGSTEGEVARKRGFSETEATTMDLKLKLSSKDAGMDLNEKAKNLKKEKNLLTADPAKHHAKAQVVGWPPVRSFRKNMLAVQKGSTEESDNKASGNAAFVKVSVDGAPYLRKVDLKTYQSYQELSDALGKMFSSFTIGMKDFMNESKLMDVLNSSDYVPTYEDKVGDWMLVGDVPWEMFVDTCKRLRIMKGKEAIGLAPRAMEKCSNRS